One Setaria viridis chromosome 7, Setaria_viridis_v4.0, whole genome shotgun sequence genomic region harbors:
- the LOC117864520 gene encoding E3 ubiquitin-protein ligase RHA2A: MSDLISYISKMLCIKARSEATPAGGEDGGGCAAEECRVCLSRIRVGEATRRLPCRHVFHRDCVDRWLLSCKRTCPLCRVYVADENRHPVAVKHTGREALADDLVIWFSTVLVPGF, encoded by the coding sequence ATGAGCGACCTCATTTCCTACATCTCCAAGATGTTGTGTATCAAGGCAAGGTCCGAGGCAacaccggccggcggcgaggacggcggcggttgCGCGGCGGAAGAGTGCCGCGTCTGCCTGTCGAGGATCCGCGTCGGCGAGGCCACCCGCCGGCTGCCGTGCCGGCATGTTTTCCACCGGGACTGCGTCGACCGCTGGCTGCTGTCCTGCAAGCGAACCTGCCCGCTCTGCCGGGTTTACGTGGCCGACGAGAACAGGCATCCGGTGGCGGTGAAGCACACTGGCCGTGAAGCACTCGCCGACGACCTGGTGATCTGGTTCTCCACCGTGCTCGTCCCCGGTTTCTGA